TTCTTCGGTGAAACAATTGAAAGTGCATAGTAGACACACTTGCACTAAGCTCTTTCTACGAATGTGACAAAATCTGGTTCACACGAGAATCAGAGAACCACTTCACTTATGTTCTGAACTAAATGGTCCATGTTATAACACAATATGTGTAGTTAGGGCTGGTACACACTTGGACGAGATCACGTTTTGTCTCGAGATAACGCACGAACGACAATGTTCAAGAATCTAAGAAAATCATTTGAGTCAAACGGTATTTTATTCGTCTCTTGAATTGATTTCGACGATGAAATTCATCAATCATGAATCgaaattttttatatcataggtCCCTTTTGCTgcagttacactagctcacccaCTCTTACAAccataacacaacaatactttgtattgataAGTAAATGGTTTCTTGGGTAGAAACAAGTTTGCATACCACCCGGTACGTATCTCCTCCTACtcctttataatttatgatagaAATATGAGTACATATAATACATGCACTTACAATTGTTTgtcgggccggttggcgtggttggtagatacttgctattcacgccgaaggttgtgggttcgagtcccacccaggacagacatttgtgggcatgaatatgtctgtttgtcctgagtctgagtgtaattatctatatatgtatgtatttacaaaagaaaaatagtatatgtagtatatcagttgtctggtttccatagcacaagctctgcttagcttgggatcagatggccgtgtgtgaataatgtcccaggatattattatgtccataattattatgacaataatcacaatataataatcagTGAAAAGTATTCCCTGCGTTTCGCGACATGCACCGCCCCTAAATTTAATACCAACCCTAATTGTCGTAGATAATGTCGTGTATGTGATTAAGTATGGTAATTAATTGCAATGTTCCATttggtaataatattttgttgtgtatgtgatcataaaatataaatattgtattacaatCAAAGGTCTGGAAGCAACTTCTTTGGTGAATAAAGTATTATGCTAGAGCTAGAGCTTGCAGAaacccctaccaccagtaaaagttatttttattaagcacTGCATGCGTAGTGTTAGGAGCTCTTAAATCTGATTTTAACTAGATCAGAAAAACTcgaaataagaattattattatttaagccgCCAATTCCAATTTccaatgattatatatatttagtatgttAAATAAAGAATACGATAATATTATCATCAAATGTAATCATTTTCCCTACTTTAGTTGTGGAATTCCCTCTAATCGTATATCGGTTGTGCTCGCGCTCTCGTCTGTACTATTCGTCTgctatattaattaacatattgcACTAATTGATTGATTGCACAGCGATTGGATGACGTAGCCAAGCGTGAAATCAGTGCTTCGAATATGAGTTTTAAACGAAATCGGTAGTGTGAAAATATACTGGTAAATGTGGATTATCGGATAATatgtattctattatttaaagcaCTTGGTCAGACTGGCAAGTTGTCACTACCTCCCTGGACATTCACCTTATATCGTTAACGCACCATCAACTTTGTCTGTAGTTGTACTTGTGTCTGTAGTTGTGCACTCACACTTCGaaacagaacacaacaatactaagtatcggTGTTCGAAGCCAACGCACACAAACAAAGGTAGTAAAAatacagtatatttttaaatcaatgaaaCGTAATTGAAATCATCAGCACGAAAAAATTTCGAACGCACAACACGATGCTAATATGTATTGTACTTAATTTTCTTCTGTTAAAAGTAACTTGTAATGAATACGCTCACCGATGAACATACATTTGTTTTACATACATTTGCAAATTGATTCGATTTAATAGAAAAAGCTCGTGAAGACATGATACGATTCCTTAgaagaaatacttttaaaataaaacgtactAGAAAATACAGCTTTTAGCTATAATTGTTTTGTGTATGCAAttcaataagtaaatgtaaaacaTAAAGTAACCATGTTATCCGACGGgattgatggatatacatatggcagattttcatcccaCCACCACTAATATTAACCAATAGGTAATTTCGgctcaattaaatatataattttatgtaattgtttaaCTAGAGTTAGTTGACACCACAAACGTTTTCTATTTTCATTTAgtttcaatatatgtattattacttCTCTGgatatgatttaataaataataaatcctttaacattaataaaaaatgtattattttaacttagaataagataaatatagtaagaaaaaaaattgtaaaggatAATGCTTTGCTTAATATTCCTTTAACCAAAGGTattcttcttatatatatatagaaaatgtttTAGATTGTAAGTCAtgggttatatattttaagtaatcatACAAATAGATTTGTTATGAGTTTAAtgttgagtgagctagtgtattTTCGCAAAGGACATAATATAATAGGCGTATTTTGATATGTTAAGTTTATGATTTCCTTataatttttgtgtttaaataccgtaaatttatataatactttatgtcaataatatataatttcatgtcatgtttattttttttttcgcagtCCAATCTTGGGAGTGGCCACATTCACCTACGAACGTTACAACGACGGGACAGAAGTACCTGTCTGCCTCACTCAAGCCGACACCTTCTGGTCAGCATTATTCTTCATCTTGATCATTGCAATCTTCTTCATCATCCCCCTTGGAGTTCTTCTCGTCCTTTACAGCGTTATCGCGAAAAATCTCATGGAGAACCCCGTTATTATTGCTCAAAACACTAAAAACACGAACAATGCTGGTAATGTTCTTCGATACAGAAAACAAGTCATTTTAATGCTTGGAACAGTCGTTCTGTCCTTCTTCATATGTCTTCTTCCGTTCAAAGCTCTCACTCTTTGGATCATAGTGTTCCCACCGGAAACCATATTATCATTAGGTATAGACGGCTATTATATACTTCTATATTTTTGTAGAGTCATGCTGTATTTGAATTCAGCGATTAATCCAATATTATACAACTTGATGTCATCTAAATTCAGAGAAGGTTTCGTTAAGCTACTGAAGATCAATAAACTGATGAGATGCAGCAGAAATTTAAGAGAAAATATGCAAAGAAGAGATACGTTTAACACGACAACTTCTACGGGTTTCTCGAGTAGTCAAAACACATCCGATTCATTTTGGAGGAGATACAGTAACAGAGCATCTTCGCAAAAGTATTTCGTTAATAGagatagtaaaaaaattaaagaagtaAAAGATGTTTTCGATACAAAAGTCCAACAAGTAAAAGTAGGTGAAATTATAAATGTCGAAAACACAAGACGTAATAGTATGAAATTTATATCAGTTCTTAATGAATTTAACGATACGTTGGGTAACATAATTGAAGTTGATACTgggaaatgtaataataataaaatttctaatggTATTAACGATGTACAAGTAGAAGTCCATGGTGATTGCGCTGACGAAGATACAGTCAGTATAACAGAGAACAATAAAcagatacaaatattaaatttagatgTTAAGACTAACAATGTATATTCCGTAACGTTGGACGTTAGCGAGAGAGGTGATAGGAACAGGTTTGTATGCGTGCCTGCGCAAgagagtaaaaatatatttgtatacgaCTTTAAAAGTAACGAGAGTTTTGTTTGAATGTAGCgttttgtatattgtaatttagtGGTGCGTTTGACTTCGAGCCAAGTAAAACAATGcatttagttaataatagaGTAATATTATCGAAAACTACGTTGTACGATTCCTCAAATCCTATTGATTCCAATTTTTATACAtcgatatgaataatatatgacAATAGCGTgtatttgtagaaaaaaaatgtattgtaaaacTCTATAGATTACttgtatttagaaatatattttgttttgtccaaaaatattatgaaattgtaATCAACACTGCCTTCTTTATGTgctacattaaataaatgttaaaacttatttatt
The DNA window shown above is from Nymphalis io chromosome 25, ilAglIoxx1.1, whole genome shotgun sequence and carries:
- the LOC126778137 gene encoding growth hormone secretagogue receptor type 1-like isoform X1, translating into MISIANFTQTNTQTPLQYNTNTYKNATQNRENTENLFDRFEFQNVTFSNNSISNSTFEMSNNFTEYAEIPYYIKATSMTFCIVIMCLGVIGNVMVPIVILKTKDMRNSTNIFLVNLSIADLMVLLVCTPTVLVEVNSKPETWVLGKELCLAVPFVELTVAHASVLTILAISFERYYAICEPLRAGYVCTKTRATLICALAWFFAALFTSPILGVATFTYERYNDGTEVPVCLTQADTFWSALFFILIIAIFFIIPLGVLLVLYSVIAKNLMENPVIIAQNTKNTNNAGNVLRYRKQVILMLGTVVLSFFICLLPFKALTLWIIVFPPETILSLGIDGYYILLYFCRVMLYLNSAINPILYNLMSSKFREGFVKLLKINKLMRCSRNLRENMQRRDTFNTTTSTGFSSSQNTSDSFWRRYSNRASSQKYFVNRDSKKIKEVKDVFDTKVQQVKVGEIINVENTRRNSMKFISVLNEFNDTLGNIIEVDTGKCNNNKISNGINDVQVEVHGDCADEDTVSITENNKQIQILNLDVKTNNVYSVTLDVSERGDRNRFVCVPAQESKNIFVYDFKSNESFV